A region from the Misgurnus anguillicaudatus chromosome 7, ASM2758022v2, whole genome shotgun sequence genome encodes:
- the LOC129416958 gene encoding uncharacterized protein isoform X2, whose amino-acid sequence MLMMRDEMDVMCCKSVGTDLSMLDIEDFITEISQLKKEVALLETKLRLRGDEGLKREDTTVCDSKQSLQEDQTSTESLDSVCNAGEHQQILQTTMKMCSVKLEDCGNLMMEIKTEPTADEYEDDHNDGQEFILSDVKSESCCDGEITSSTSEERLTAQTQEKKLHSEEQRETKKKPFNCEQCGKDFDFLFQLKSHMKGHSGEKPFYCNDCGNYYSSKKTLSLHKRIHKEKPYECPHCDKTFNYQSNMKKHVRLHTNEKPYECSQSGKTFNQSSSLKSHEKTHSQEKLYPCSYCDEHFSDKSHLINHERVHTGEKPHHCSVCKKGFNQRQSLARHQKSHTGEKPYKCSQCDKTFTQLSSLKIHERIHTGEKPYVCSDCGKSFSDPSQFRAHQRLHTGENPYICSVCGKSFNHHVYLLRHQRTHTDEKPYKCSKCDKTFTKLNYLKVHERIHSGEKPYVCSHCGKSFSNPSCFKIHERSHSGEKPYVCSHCGKSFFDPSNFRVHQKLHNGEKPYVCSQCGKSFSELCNLRVHQRVHTGEKLHHCYVCGKSFNHRQSLLRHQRTHTGEKP is encoded by the exons gacactacagtgtgtgacagtaaacagagcttacaggaggatcaaacctccacagagtctctggattctgtctgtaacgctggagaacatcaacagatcctgcagaccacaatgaagatgtgttcagttaaacTGGAGGACTGTGGGAACCTGATGATGGAGATAAAAACAGAACCCACAGCAGATGAATATGAAGACGATCATAATGATGGTCAGGAGTTTATTCTCTCAG ACGTGAAGAGTGAATCATGTTGTGATGGAGAAATAACGTCCTCAACATCAGaagagcgactgacagcacaaactcaagagaagaaacttcattcagaagagCAAAGAGAGACGAAGAAGAAGCCGTTTAACTGTGAACAATGTGGGAAGGATTTTGATTTCTTATTTCAGCTGAAAAGCCACATGAAGGGACACAGTGGTGAAAAACCTTTCTACTGCAATGATTGTGGCAATTACTACAGCAGCAAAAAAACTCTTAGTTTGCATAAGAGAATTCACAAAGAGAAACCGtacgagtgtcctcactgtgacAAGACATTCAACTACCAATCCAATATGAAGaaacatgtgcgtttacacacCAATGAGAAACCGTATGAGTGTAGTCAAAGTGGAAAAACCTTCAACCAGTCATCCTCTTTAAAGTCACACGAAAAAACACACTCTCAAGAGAAACTCTATCCATGTTCATACTGTGATGAACATTTCAGTGATAAATCTCATCTGATAAaccatgagagagttcacacaggagagaaacctcatcactgtagtgtttgtAAGAAGGGTTTCAATCAGCGTCAAAGTTTAGCGAGACACCAGAAatctcatacaggtgaaaaaccttacaaatgctctcagtgtgacaagacgtttacTCAATTAAGTTCCTTAAAAATCCATGAGAGAATTCACACGGgggagaaaccttacgtctgctctgACTGTGGAAAAAGCTTCTCTGATCCATCTCAATTCAGAGCTCATCAGagacttcacactggagagaatcCTTACATctgtagtgtttgtgggaagagcTTTAATCATCATGTATATTTATTGAgacaccagagaactcatacagatgaaaaaccttacaaatgctctaagtgtgacaagacgtttacTAAGTTGAATTACTTAAAAGTCCACGAGAGAATTCAttctggagaaaaaccttacgtctgctctcactgtggaaagagcttctctaATCCATCATGTTTCAAAATTCATGAGAGAAGTCAttctggagaaaaaccttacgtctgctctcacTGTGGAAAAAGCTTCTTTGATCCATCTAATTTCAGAGTTCATCAGAAACTTCACaatggagagaaaccttacgtctgctctcagTGTGGTAAGAGCTTCTCTGAACTATGTAATTTGAgagttcatcagagagttcacactggagagaaacttcATCACTGTTATgtttgtggaaagagttttaatcACCGTCAAAGTTTATTGAgacaccagagaactcatacaggtgaaaaaccttaa